Proteins from a single region of Streptomyces sp. Tu 3180:
- a CDS encoding DUF6745 domain-containing protein, which produces MTLTQESGAVAGTGGFGDGTGADRTGRWRAWAAAAVPADRAAAQEGVRAAYRSAGLAEPERVVWAGSPREAVTLIRQGTDFGASVREAVRTAPWAAERRRLHEELGAAGWSRHWARTGGALWDTTQALVDRIRTGVLDDLAADGRAARTGTRLILLDALLGQHDAPWLAALHTDGSPLDGLAQVCRSAGWWWPFEKVAVVCERPVALHRDEAGRLDRGDGPALEFPDGFALCAWRGMPVPRAFLEELRTLTPERIRAEENAELRRVMLEHYGYDRYLADSGARPVHRDGTGTLWRIELDGDEPVVMVEVLNSTPEPDGTRRTYWLRVPPDTRTARAGVAWTFGLGPEVYEPLEET; this is translated from the coding sequence ATGACGCTCACGCAGGAGAGCGGTGCGGTGGCCGGGACCGGCGGCTTCGGGGACGGGACGGGGGCGGACCGGACGGGACGCTGGCGCGCGTGGGCCGCGGCCGCCGTGCCCGCCGACCGTGCCGCGGCGCAGGAGGGCGTGCGGGCGGCGTACCGCAGCGCCGGGCTGGCCGAGCCGGAGCGCGTGGTCTGGGCCGGGTCGCCGCGCGAGGCCGTGACGCTGATACGGCAGGGCACGGACTTCGGGGCGAGCGTGCGCGAGGCGGTGCGCACGGCGCCGTGGGCGGCCGAACGCCGCCGGCTGCACGAGGAGTTGGGCGCGGCGGGCTGGTCCCGGCACTGGGCGCGGACCGGCGGGGCCCTGTGGGACACCACGCAGGCGCTGGTGGACCGGATCCGCACCGGGGTGCTCGACGACCTCGCCGCGGACGGCCGGGCCGCCCGCACCGGGACACGGCTGATCCTGCTGGACGCGCTGCTGGGGCAGCACGACGCGCCGTGGCTGGCCGCCCTGCACACCGACGGCTCCCCGCTGGACGGACTGGCCCAGGTGTGCCGCAGCGCCGGCTGGTGGTGGCCGTTCGAGAAGGTGGCGGTGGTGTGCGAACGCCCCGTCGCGCTGCACCGGGACGAGGCCGGCCGGCTCGACCGCGGCGACGGCCCGGCCCTGGAGTTCCCCGACGGCTTCGCCCTGTGCGCCTGGCGCGGCATGCCGGTGCCGCGCGCCTTCCTGGAGGAGCTGCGCACCCTCACGCCGGAGCGGATCCGGGCCGAGGAGAACGCCGAGCTGCGGCGGGTGATGCTCGAGCACTACGGCTACGACCGCTACCTGGCCGACTCCGGAGCCCGGCCGGTGCACCGGGACGGCACGGGCACGCTCTGGCGCATCGAACTGGACGGCGACGAGCCGGTCGTCATGGTCGAGGTCCTCAACTCCACGCCCGAACCGGACGGCACCCGGCGCACGTACTGGCTCCGCGTGCCGCCGGACACGCGGACGGCGCGGGCGGGGGTGGCGTGGACGTTCGGTCTGGGACCGGAGGTGTACGAGCCGCTGGAGGAGACGTGA
- a CDS encoding STM4015 family protein, producing MGHYPSHLTHFHGLPVHLFDGAGPRLPAPASVAWRLSAEWEIPFEERWGSFLDRVRTDEVVALVVGAWWQEWDEHGIGPVLDLLTAEAHRFPGLRAVFLADVVSEETEISWIRQGDVSRVLRAWPGLRELGVRGAEGLVVEPLRHEALRVLRVESGGLPPEPVRALAACDLPALRHLELWLGTAWYGGDCTVDDVRALLAALDRSPGLLHLGLRNSDIQDGIAAAVAAAPVVAGLDSLDLSMGALGDDGGAALLSGQPLTHLRALGLGHHFMSEEMVRRVRGALGPHVPDLDLTPARRRTHRPEARYVAVGE from the coding sequence GTGGGCCACTACCCTTCCCACCTGACGCACTTCCACGGCCTGCCCGTGCACCTCTTCGACGGCGCCGGCCCGCGGCTCCCCGCTCCCGCCTCGGTCGCCTGGCGGCTGTCGGCCGAATGGGAGATCCCGTTCGAGGAGCGGTGGGGCTCGTTCCTGGACCGGGTCCGCACCGACGAGGTCGTGGCCCTGGTCGTCGGCGCCTGGTGGCAGGAGTGGGACGAGCACGGGATCGGTCCCGTCCTCGACCTGCTCACGGCCGAGGCACACCGGTTCCCGGGGCTGCGGGCGGTGTTCCTCGCGGACGTCGTGTCGGAGGAGACGGAGATCTCCTGGATCAGGCAGGGCGACGTCAGCCGCGTGCTGCGCGCCTGGCCGGGACTGCGCGAGCTCGGCGTGCGCGGCGCCGAGGGCCTGGTGGTCGAGCCCCTGCGGCACGAGGCGCTGCGCGTGCTGCGCGTCGAGTCCGGCGGCCTGCCCCCCGAGCCGGTGCGCGCCCTGGCCGCCTGCGACCTGCCCGCCCTGCGCCACCTGGAGCTGTGGCTGGGCACCGCCTGGTACGGCGGCGACTGCACCGTCGACGACGTCCGGGCCCTCCTGGCCGCGCTGGACCGCAGCCCCGGGCTGCTCCACCTCGGCCTGCGCAACAGCGACATCCAGGACGGGATCGCCGCCGCCGTGGCCGCCGCGCCCGTCGTCGCGGGCCTGGACTCCCTCGACCTGTCCATGGGCGCCCTCGGCGACGACGGGGGAGCCGCGCTGCTCTCGGGGCAGCCGCTGACCCATCTGCGGGCGCTCGGCCTCGGGCACCACTTCATGAGCGAGGAGATGGTCCGCCGCGTGCGCGGGGCACTGGGACCGCACGTCCCGGACCTGGACCTCACCCCCGCCCGCCGTCGCACGCACCGGCCGGAGGCGCGCTATGTCGCGGTCGGCGAGTGA
- a CDS encoding ATP-binding protein yields the protein MNESSVRAVGWARSLPMDRGVKAARDWAREHLDALGWTTTAPETADAVLLTVSELVTNAHTHARSAAQLIMSWDNSCLHISVHDTSTTLPTPRGPSTERVGGRGMFLVDALADDWEARPCPHGKTVTACFRGPGEEGTPH from the coding sequence ATGAACGAATCGTCGGTCCGGGCCGTGGGCTGGGCACGCTCACTGCCCATGGACCGCGGGGTGAAGGCGGCCCGGGACTGGGCGCGCGAGCACCTCGACGCGCTGGGCTGGACCACCACCGCCCCCGAGACGGCGGACGCCGTGCTGCTGACCGTCTCGGAGCTCGTCACCAACGCGCACACCCACGCCCGCAGCGCCGCACAGTTGATCATGTCGTGGGACAACAGCTGCCTGCACATATCGGTGCACGACACCTCCACCACCCTGCCGACGCCCCGGGGGCCGAGCACCGAACGCGTCGGCGGACGCGGCATGTTCCTGGTCGACGCCCTGGCCGACGACTGGGAGGCCCGCCCGTGCCCCCACGGCAAGACCGTCACCGCCTGCTTCCGGGGGCCCGGGGAGGAGGGCACGCCGCACTGA
- a CDS encoding STM4015 family protein: MTIGDHLEEFHGLPAFTFPGSGEAVELPEPDAVAWRIAAVTYDAENSWTEVFARFCSAVDTTRVRALIVGVWEDAYDSAPSDVVEALVAARDRLPALRAVFLGDIVFEECEISWITQGDVAPLLAGFPGLEEFGVRGGQGLRFPALRHDGLRKLVVEAGGLPAEVVRGVGASELPALEHLDLWLGTSWYGADSEVADLEPILSGTRLPRLRHLALRNSEIQDEVAAAVASAAVVARLDVLDLSMGTLSDDGAAALLGGQPLTHLRKLDLHHHYIGEELRRRIRETLEPAGVEVDLDQDDADWDEDDDGTVHRYVAVGE, from the coding sequence ATGACCATCGGTGACCACCTCGAGGAGTTCCACGGCCTCCCCGCCTTCACCTTCCCCGGGTCCGGCGAGGCGGTCGAGCTGCCCGAACCCGACGCCGTGGCCTGGCGGATCGCCGCCGTGACGTACGACGCCGAGAACTCGTGGACGGAGGTCTTCGCCCGCTTCTGCTCCGCGGTCGACACCACGCGGGTCCGCGCCCTGATCGTCGGCGTCTGGGAGGACGCGTACGACTCCGCCCCCTCCGACGTCGTCGAGGCGCTGGTGGCCGCGCGCGACCGGCTGCCCGCCCTGCGCGCGGTGTTCCTCGGGGACATCGTGTTCGAGGAGTGCGAGATCTCCTGGATCACCCAGGGCGACGTCGCACCGCTGCTGGCCGGCTTCCCCGGACTGGAGGAGTTCGGCGTGCGCGGCGGCCAGGGGCTCCGGTTCCCCGCCCTGCGCCACGACGGGCTGCGCAAGCTGGTCGTGGAGGCCGGCGGCCTCCCGGCGGAGGTCGTCCGCGGCGTCGGGGCCAGCGAACTGCCCGCCCTGGAACACCTCGACCTGTGGCTCGGCACCTCCTGGTACGGCGCCGACAGCGAGGTCGCCGACCTGGAGCCGATCCTGTCCGGGACCCGGCTGCCCCGGCTGCGGCACCTGGCCCTGCGCAACAGCGAGATCCAGGACGAGGTCGCCGCCGCCGTGGCGTCGGCCGCGGTGGTCGCCCGGCTCGACGTGCTCGACCTGTCCATGGGCACCCTGAGCGACGACGGCGCCGCCGCCCTCCTCGGCGGCCAGCCGCTGACCCACCTCAGGAAGCTGGACCTGCACCACCACTACATCGGCGAGGAACTCCGGCGGCGCATCCGCGAGACGCTGGAACCCGCGGGCGTCGAGGTGGACCTCGACCAGGACGACGCCGACTGGGACGAGGACGACGACGGCACCGTCCACCGCTACGTCGCCGTGGGGGAGTGA